A DNA window from Acomys russatus chromosome 7, mAcoRus1.1, whole genome shotgun sequence contains the following coding sequences:
- the LOC127192328 gene encoding vomeronasal type-1 receptor 4-like has product MENDGIQVMYYLKPMPHLPMQDSQAQESVTYKMRDRHTAVGIIFLIQTLAGVSGNSYLAYNYLLLYFKENQIKAMNLILMHLTLANFLTLFCKGVPQTMEAFGVKCFPSDSGYMLLFYLHRVGRGVSFGSTCLSSVFQAITIRPRHFSWARIKIKAPQFIIPFICLTWILSFLVNADILAHITGSLCNPNTTHPMDLECCSSFPWEETGEIFHVIYMTLPDAVCMVLMLWASSSMVLILHRHKQRMQHMVRTKVSLRCCPETRATHTILLLVSTFVCFYTLSSLFSIYLTFLLNPGQLIVNATGVVSMCFSCISPFLLLRHGSSSSRLCCT; this is encoded by the coding sequence ATGGAGAATGATGGGATACAAGTGATGTACTACCTGAAGCCCATGCCTCATCTTCCCATGCAGGATTCCCAGGCTCAGGAATCAGTAACTTACAAGATGAGGGACAGACACACGGCTGTAGGAATCATCTTCTTAATACAAACTTTGGCTGGAGTTTCAGGCAATTCCTATCTGGCGTACAATTATCTCTTGCTTTACTTCAAGGAGAATCAAATAAAGGCCATGAACTTGATTCTGATGCATTTAACCTTGGCCAACTTCTTAACTCTCTTCTGTAAAGGAGTGCCCCAGACGATGGAAGCTTTTGGTGTCAAATGTTTCCCCAGTGATTCTGGGTACATGCTGCTTTTCTACCTACATAGAGTGGGCAGAGGTGTATCATTTGGCAGTACCTGCTTatccagtgtgttccaggccatcacCATCAGACCAAGGCATTTCAGCTGGGcaagaattaaaattaaagccCCTCAGTTTATTATCCCCTTCATATGCCTGACCTGGATCCTGTCTTTCCTGGTAAACGCTGATATACTTGCACACATAACTGGTAGTTTGTGCAATCCAAACACAACTCATCCAATGGATTTGGAATGCTGTTCTTCTTTTCCTTGGGAGGAAACTGGTGAAATATTTCATGTTATCTACATgacccttcctgatgctgtgtgtATGGTGCTCATGCTATGGGCCAGCAGCTCCATGGTTCTCATTCTGCATAGGCACAAGCAGAGGATGCAGCACATGGTCAGGACCAAGGTCTCCTTGAGATGCTGCCCCGAGACCAGAGCTACCCACACTATCCTTCTCCTGGTGAGCACCTTTGTATGCTTTTACACACTCTCCTCCCTCTTTAGCATCTATTTAACTTTTTTACTCAATCCTGGTCAGTTGATAGTGAATGCCACTGGAGTAGTCTCCATGTGTTTTTCCTGCATCAGCCCTTTTCTGCTGTTGAGACATGGTTCCAGTTCTTCCAGGCTTTGTTGTACCTAA